Proteins from a single region of Acidobacteriota bacterium:
- a CDS encoding heavy-metal-associated domain-containing protein, translated as MATTTTKTLTVQGFHCSGCSDNLSAALGNLDGVIRARASFDDANVEVRFDADRVSEQDIRDQIAKSGFEAV; from the coding sequence ATGGCAACCACCACAACCAAGACACTCACCGTACAGGGCTTCCACTGCAGCGGATGTTCAGACAACTTGTCCGCGGCGCTCGGCAACCTGGACGGCGTGATTCGCGCCCGTGCCAGCTTCGACGATGCCAACGTAGAGGTGCGGTTCGACGCCGACCGGGTGTCTGAGCAGGACATCCGGGACCAGATTGCCAAGTCGGGTTTCGAAGCCGTCTGA
- a CDS encoding heavy metal-responsive transcriptional regulator, with the protein MRIGELATEVDVETSTIRYYESIGVLPEPERNASGYRMYGTGDVERLRFVTLARTLGVGLADISQILGLRDQGEAPCEYVRRVLDRQVDAVEGRIQQLQALSTELRKLQRAARTLPDTGSDDPCVCHILQPAGAKH; encoded by the coding sequence ATGAGGATCGGCGAGCTCGCGACGGAGGTCGATGTCGAGACGTCGACAATCCGCTACTACGAATCGATCGGTGTGCTTCCCGAACCCGAGCGCAACGCGTCTGGGTATCGGATGTACGGGACGGGCGATGTGGAGCGGCTCCGATTCGTGACCCTCGCACGGACCCTCGGCGTCGGACTCGCCGACATAAGTCAGATCCTTGGCCTCCGAGATCAGGGAGAGGCGCCCTGTGAATACGTTCGTAGGGTACTCGACCGCCAGGTCGATGCCGTCGAAGGACGCATCCAGCAGTTGCAGGCTCTTTCGACGGAGCTGCGCAAGCTGCAACGGGCCGCTCGCACGCTTCCCGACACCGGCTCGGATGACCCCTGCGTGTGCCACATCCTCCAACCTGCCGGTGCCAAGCATTGA
- a CDS encoding heavy-metal-associated domain-containing protein, which yields MAERQVLIVSGMVFDGCERRITSALSTAASVNEVYAPHEAGLVTLRIDAADSGTDVVRGVIENLGYEVVS from the coding sequence ATGGCAGAGCGACAGGTATTGATCGTCAGCGGAATGGTTTTTGATGGATGTGAGCGGCGGATTACGTCGGCTCTCAGCACCGCCGCCAGCGTCAACGAAGTATATGCGCCTCACGAGGCCGGTCTGGTGACGTTGCGGATTGACGCGGCGGACTCGGGCACCGATGTGGTCCGAGGCGTGATTGAGAACCTCGGATACGAGGTGGTGTCTTGA
- a CDS encoding nucleotidyltransferase domain-containing protein, with amino-acid sequence MNLHPSDIVAVGVVGSRARGTQRDHSDVDIVVLTTRKTAYTATDHWVEQALGQQAPAVRRAEWGRLSERRLRLPSGFEVDMGFVEPSWAATDPVDPGAAEVVSNRSLLPTYDPDGLLAQLASTVA; translated from the coding sequence ATCAACCTGCACCCGAGCGACATCGTCGCTGTCGGTGTCGTCGGTTCGAGGGCAAGAGGCACCCAACGAGACCACTCGGACGTCGATATTGTCGTTCTGACTACTCGCAAGACGGCATATACCGCCACCGATCATTGGGTCGAACAGGCCCTTGGGCAGCAAGCCCCGGCCGTTCGCCGCGCCGAGTGGGGACGACTATCCGAACGACGACTGCGACTTCCCTCGGGGTTCGAGGTCGACATGGGGTTCGTCGAACCATCGTGGGCAGCAACCGATCCCGTGGACCCCGGCGCCGCAGAGGTCGTGTCCAACCGTTCACTGCTACCGACCTACGACCCCGATGGGCTGCTCGCACAACTCGCAAGCACAGTTGCATAG